CTGCGCCACATCGTGACGATCGCCGACGACGTGGCCGCGGCCCGTCCGTCGATCCCGACCTGATCGACTACCCCTCCAGCAGCGCCGTCAGCCGGGCCAGGTCCTTGCGGGTCGCGCGCCGCACCGCCGCCTGCACGAGCGGCGCCGAGAGGCCCTTGAACCCGGTGGGCCGCCCCCGGTTGGCCAGCGTCATCCGGGTGCCGGTGCCGTGGGGCTCCCACGTGTAGGTCGTCTCCATCGGGAACGGTCCGTCCGCGGTGCGCATCACCAGGCGCTCACCGGGCACCAGCTCGACCACCTCGTAGGTGTAGGCCAGGCGCCGGCCCAGGAAGTGCGCCACGAAGTCCATCCGCGAGCCGACCGCGACCGGCGGCGGGGTGCGCCACTCGACCGAGCGGATGTTGGCGTACCACTGCGGCGCGTGGGTGGGGTCGCCGGCGTACGCCGCCACCTCGTGCGGCGGGCGGGCGATGGTCGTCTCCACGACGACGTCGACGTTCATGGGCCCATGGTGCACCTCCGGTGTCCCACCGGCGTCGTGGCAGGACCTTGTCGACGGGCGCCCGGCGTGGTGCAATTAACAGACCGATCGGTCAGTAATTTTTCTCCAGCACCAGGAGCGGCGATGTCGACGAGCACTCGTGAGCCCCGCACGGACCCCGACGAGCACGACCGCGAGGCTGCCCTCGAGGCGGACTTCGAGGCCGTGATCGCGCGCCACGAGCGCATCGAGCCGCGCGACTGGATGCCGGAGGGCTACCGCCGCACGCTGGTGCGCCAGATCGCCCAGCACGCGCACTCCGAGATCATCGGGATGCAGCCGGAGGGCAACTGGCTGACCCGCGCTCCCTCGCTGCGGCGCAAGGCGGTGCTGCTGGCCAAGGTGCAGGACGAGGCCGGGCACGGGCTCTACCTCTACTCCGCCTGCGAGACCCTCGGCGTCTCGCGCGCCGAGCTCACCGACATGCTGATCGAGGGCCGGCAGAAGTACTCCTCGATCTTCAACTACCCGACGCTGTCGTACGCCGACGTCGGCACCATCGGCTGGCTGGTCGACGGCGCCGCGATCTGCAACCAGGTGCCGCTGTGCCGCACCTCCTACGGCCCCTACGGCCGCGCGATGATCCGGGTCTGCAAGGAGGAGTCCTTCCACCAGCGCCAGGGCTACGAGCTCCTGATGACGATGATGGCCGGCACCGACGAGCAGCGCGCGATGGTGCAGGAGTCCGTGGACCGCTTCTGGTGGCCGGCGCTGATGATGTTCGGCCCGCCCGACGACGCCTCGCCCAACACCGCGCGCTCCCTGGCCTGGGGGATCAAGCGCAACACCAACGACGAGCTGCGCCAGAAGTTCGTCGACATGAGCGTCCCGCAGGCCGAGCGGCTCGGGGTCACGTTCCCCGACCCGCAGCTGCGGTGGAACGAGGAGCGTGGCGCCCACGACTTCGGCCAGCCCGACTGGGACGAGCTCACCCGGGTGATCAGCGGTGACGGCCCCTGCAACGCCGAGCGGATCGCGCACCGGCGCCGCGCCCACGAGGACGGCGCCTGGGTCCGGGAAGCGGCCTCGGCGTACGCCGCCCGCCAGCAGGAGCACCCGCACGACCAGAAGGAGCAGCACTGATGAGCAGCGGCGCCCCCCGGGCCGAGTGGCCCCTCTACGAGGTGTTCGTGCGCGGCAAGCGCGGCCTCAACCACGTCCACGTCGGCTCCCTGCACGCCGCCGACGACCAGATGGCGCTGCACCACGCCCGCGACGTCTACACCCGGCGCAACGAGGGCGTGAGCCTGTGGGTGGTG
This Nocardioides dokdonensis FR1436 DNA region includes the following protein-coding sequences:
- a CDS encoding SRPBCC family protein — its product is MNVDVVVETTIARPPHEVAAYAGDPTHAPQWYANIRSVEWRTPPPVAVGSRMDFVAHFLGRRLAYTYEVVELVPGERLVMRTADGPFPMETTYTWEPHGTGTRMTLANRGRPTGFKGLSAPLVQAAVRRATRKDLARLTALLEG
- the paaB gene encoding 1,2-phenylacetyl-CoA epoxidase subunit PaaB, which gives rise to MSSGAPRAEWPLYEVFVRGKRGLNHVHVGSLHAADDQMALHHARDVYTRRNEGVSLWVVRADAITASSPDEKDSFFAPAGDKVYRHPTFYDVPADVPHM
- the paaA gene encoding 1,2-phenylacetyl-CoA epoxidase subunit PaaA, translated to MSTSTREPRTDPDEHDREAALEADFEAVIARHERIEPRDWMPEGYRRTLVRQIAQHAHSEIIGMQPEGNWLTRAPSLRRKAVLLAKVQDEAGHGLYLYSACETLGVSRAELTDMLIEGRQKYSSIFNYPTLSYADVGTIGWLVDGAAICNQVPLCRTSYGPYGRAMIRVCKEESFHQRQGYELLMTMMAGTDEQRAMVQESVDRFWWPALMMFGPPDDASPNTARSLAWGIKRNTNDELRQKFVDMSVPQAERLGVTFPDPQLRWNEERGAHDFGQPDWDELTRVISGDGPCNAERIAHRRRAHEDGAWVREAASAYAARQQEHPHDQKEQH